The genomic stretch CGTCCTAATATTGGTATCAGAGGATCAGGCACCGATCGTAGCGGCAAAGTGACTGTTATGGAAGATGGCGTACTGGTTGCACCTAACCCCTACGCTAATCCGGAAGCGTATTATTTTCCTACTGCTGGCCGCATGGAGGGCGTTGAAATACTAAAGGGCACTAATACCTTGCGCTACGGCCCTGCAACTGTCGGTGGTGCAATCAATATGATTACTACTGCTATTCCTTCAGAACTGGGTGGAACTGTTGTTACCGAGGTGGGTGAAGATGGGGAGAGTCGTATCTTTGCTAATGTCGGTAGTGGTGCTGAGGAGGCATTTGGCTGGTTACTTGAAACGCATCAGCAACGCGGTGAAGGTTTTAAAAATATTGATCGCAGTAATATCGATGCCAGTATTAATAAAGAAGATTATATGGCGAAGTTCCGTATTCAAAATGATGAGAGTTCAGCAAGGCATCAGCGTTTGGATTTGAAGCTGAGTTATGCGACCGAAGAATCAAACATGAGTTATTTAGGTTTGAGTGATGTTGATTTTTCAGCTGATCCTAATCGCCGGTACGGACTGACAGAAGAAGATAAAATGCAAAACCGGCATGTATCTGCCGTGGCAAATTACTTTTTGGCGGTCAATGAAAATATCGATTTACACGGTATGGTTTACTATAACAAGTTCCATCGGGACTGGTTTAAAATCGATAAAATCAACGGCCAGGGGCAGAGTGATATTATTGCTGATGCCAATGCGAATAATATGAATGCTATTGGAATCTTGCATGGCGACATCGATAGTGAAGTTAACATTAAGCACAATAACCGTGATTACATTTCGCAGGGTGTACAGCTGGATCTCGATGTCGATTTTACAGCGATGGGTTGGCAGCATGATTTAAATATCGGTAGTCGGTTTCATCAGGAAGAGATGGACCGGGTGCAGCCTACTGAAACCTGGCAGCAAATCAATGGCAGCCTGGTTTTCGAAAGTGAAACACCTGTGGCATCACTAACGGGTAGTAATAACCGTTTTGAGGAGTCGGATGCGATTGCCTTGTGGGCTGTCGACCAAATCGCAATTTCTGAAAATTTACAGCTGACATTGGCGGTGCGTTTTGAAGAGTGGGAAAAGGATCGCGCGGATATCCAATCTGACGGCAGTAAAAGCAAGCGCAGTGATAAAGGCAGCGAATGGCTACCAGGGGTTGGGGTTACTTATCAGTTAAACGATAGTTGGCAATTGTTAGGCGGTGTCTATAAAGGTATCGCACTTGCTGGCTTTTCCGACAGTGAAGACCCTGATCCAGAGGAAAGTATCAACTATGAGGCGGGTTTTCGTTTTGCTCAGCAAAACGTTAATGCTGAATTGATCGCATTCTACAACGATTATAGTAACTCGGTACAGAACTGCTCGGCTCAGCGGCCTTGTGATAATGGCGCTGACACAGGCAGCTTACAATTAGGTGAAGCTGAAGTTCAAGGGATAGAAGCGGTGCTAGGTTATACGCTGAGTAGTGCTAATTTAACTTGGCCATTGAAAGCTACGTATACCTATACCGATACTGAAATCACCAAAGACGCCGATGGTGCTAGTGGAAAAAGTGGTGGTCAGTTGGCTTATATTCCTGAAAATCAATTGTACCTGGGTGCGGGCGTTGTAGGGGTAAAATGGGATGCGTTTATAAGTGCCCGCTTTACAGATGAAGCTTGTACCGCTGATGCCTGCGATAATCAGGCTGATGATAGTTTGTTAATGACGGACAGTTTATGGGTGCTTGATTTCGCTACCCATTACCAACTGAATGAGCAGGCGCAGGTGTATTTAAAAGTCGATAACCTAATGGATGAGCAGGAAATCATTTCACGAAGTCCTTCCGGTGCTCGTGCGAACAAGCCACGTACTGCGATGATCGGATTAAAAGTGAGTTTCTAAAGCAGAATTAGTGATTAAAAAACCGCGCTTTGATAGTAGCGGTTTTTTTTTGCGACATTATTTTTGTTTTACGCTTAGCCTGAAAGATTTTATGGCATTGGGTTAAGGGTATTACCCAGGGTCGCGTTGCGTCATGTTACTTATCATGGTGATAAGTGAAAGATACAAAAAGTTTCCAATAATTCATTGATTTTTCGCTGAGTTGCTAGTGTTACTGCCGCGGTCAAGTGTTACAGTGGTGCTATTGTTTAGTTTGTAGAATCATCCACGCTTATGGATCTCACCATTAATATTTCATTCGATAATAGTTATATTCAGGTAGCTGATACGCTATTTAGCCGACAACTTCCGACAGCTGTTAGCCAGCCCGATTTAATTCGCATTAATGATGCCTTGGCGAATTTTTTATCGATTGATCCCGCCCAGCTAAATACTCCGGCAGGCATTGAGGTGCTGGCCGGAAATCGTATAGCAGAGGGATCTGAACCCATAGCGACCGTCTATGCCGCTCATCAGTTCGGTCAATGGAATCCTCAGCTGGGTGATGGCAGGGCGATTTTATTGGGCGAGGTTATTGGTGCTAATGGCTTGCGTTACGATGTGCAATTAAAGGGTTCCGGGCCAACACCTTACTCCCGCGGTGGTGATGGTCGCTCGCCTTTAGGTCCAGTGTTGCGTGAATATATTGTGAGCGAAGCGATGTACGCTTTAGGTGTGCCGACTACGCGCAGTTTGGCGGCGGTGAGTAGCGGCGATACAGTCATTCGAGAGCAGGGCTTACCCGGTGCTATATTGACGCGAGTGGCACGCAGTCATATTCGTATTGGTACCTTTCAGTTTTTTGCTGCCCGGGAGGATTGGGATTCTGTAACGCGGTTGGCGGATCATGTGATTGCCAGGCATTACCCTGACGTACTAAGTGCAGAAAATCCTTACCTGGCATTGCTGTCTGCAGTAATTCAGGCACAAGCCGAGCTTATTGCGCGTTGGCAATCTCTAGGTTTTATTCACGGCGTCATGAATACCGATAATATGTTGGTCGGTGGTGAAACCGTCGACTATGGCCCATGTGCCTTTATGGATGAATACCATGCTGGTCGCGTGTATAGCTCGATTGATCACAACGGCCGCTATGCCTACGGTAATCAGCCCGCAATTGCGCATTGGAATCTATCCTGGTTAGCACAATCATTATTGCCACTAATTCATAGCGATGAAGAAACCGCCGTCGCATTGGTGCGCGCTGAACTGGATGCTTTTGCTGACATTTATCAGCAGTATTATGAGTGTATGATGTGCCAGAAAATTGGTTTGCCAGTGGTGAGCGAAAAAGGCAATGAGTTGGTATCGGAGTTATTGGCATTGATGCAAGCACATAAAATGGACTTCACATTAATGTTTGCCGGGCTGGCAGATTATCTCGATAAGAGTGGACCAGCACCTGATTCAGTTGCGAATTTATTTTCTTTACCCGCGGAATTACAAGCGTGGTTGCAAGAGTGGCAGTACTATTTACAACAGCAATCCGGTGTAGGGCTAATTGCAATTCAGCAGCAAATGCGAACAGTGAATCCGGTTTATATTCCCCGAAATCATTTAATTGAAGAAGTCATTCAAGCGGCTAATAGTGGTGATTTGGTACCATTTCACCGGCTAGTTGATCGCTTGGCACACCCATTTGACTATTCTATCGATGATCAAATATATGCCTTGCCGCCACGCCCTGAGCAGGAAGTGGCGCGTACTTTTTGTGGTACCTAATGGCAAGTGTCCAGGGAATGAATAAAGTTAGAGGCTTTTAATGTAACTGTCGCGATTAACGGTTTTTGCTACCTATTCGCGATATAGTTGGTTCAATAAAATAAATAGTCAGTGACCAAATTTACTATTTATTATCTTCACATATTCCGCATAGTGTACGTGTAATTGCGCTACCTGGTTACTACTAATGGGTAGCCATTTAGCCCACAGTAAATCTGTTCCAATATCAAAGGAGCTAAGACTATCTATCACCGCCGTTGCCGAGAGTGGATCGATATTCTCTCTGGCTATCAAGTAGCCCTGTGTGTTGGTTTTTACCCGCTGCAGAATACGTAGTTTACCTTTAATGACTCGCGAGTATCCGTTGTAAATAGGTGCCAGGATTACGCCGGAATCGACCTGGCCTTCAAGCAGTGCATGAAGTACCGCATCGTGATTGGAAAACTCCAAGTAACGGGGTATCGCTGATGGTTGAGAGGCATAGAATTGCTTTGCAAATAACGTCACCAGTGCTAGCGGGTCGGGGACTGCAATAATGGCTTTGGCTGAATCATCAATGGATTCAATGGTTGAGTCAAGGCGGGTTACAAAAAGTGTGTCGCCGTCCCATTCTCCTTGCGCTATCGCCGTGAAGCCATGGTGCAATATCAGATAGCTGGCAATATGAGCGGGGACATGGGCGATGTCAAAATCACCGACAATCGCTGCTTCAATAAATTGTTCAAAATTTCGGGCACTTTTGAAACTTAATTCGATACAGGAAGTGTCGTCCAGGTGCCGGCTAATTTTTTTTGACCATAGATGGGTAAGTGATGCTGAGGTCCAGGGTATCGCGCCAAGTGTAAGTCTAATGACTTGCATGCATTCTGGAGGCTCAGCTTGTTGCTGTGACTGTGCAGATGCTGCATGAAGAAGAATAAATAGTAGTAAGAGCTTGCACCTGACGGTAAGGGGCATGTAATGGCTCCGCGCTGTTGATACTGCTCAGTCTAGCTTAATATGGTATGAGGAGATACTGACAACTATTGTTAATAAGGGCGGGCGCCATGGCAGTAGGGCTTACTGTCTTAAGTAAATGACATTGCCAGCATCAGTCTAGTGCTGGCAGAAATAGCGAAGGCTGGTTGAGTATATTGGAGGTCTTGTGTTTGCAATGCCTGTTGTTTGCGCATTGGGCCAAGGTAATCTGGATTTTCCTCGAATTATAGACAGTTGTGTAGCTAGCGATGTTCAAATTATGGCAATAGAGCAGGCGACGAATACGCCCTTTGAATGTGTGTGACAAGTGTGGCGCATCTTCGAAGATTAGGTTATGACGGGCTTTTTTAGGCTTTTTCTGTTGTTATGTGTTTTCTCTGCCGCCTTCAGGAACCCAGATAAAGGCCAGTGCGCCTAAGGTCCCAGCTATTAAGGATCCTATCAGAATGCCTATCTTGGCTTGAGCTATCAGCTGTGCTTGCCCTGAAAATGCCAGTGCGGCGATAAAAAGAGACATGGTGAAACCAATGCCTGCCAGAAAACTTAAGCCAATAATATGTCTAAAAAGTAGTCCTTCTGGCAAGGTTGAAAAACCACTTTTAATCATAAGATAGGCAAAGCTGGATATGCCAATAGCTTTGCCGGCAACTAATCCCAGGCACACTCCTAAGGTTACTGGCGCGGTAACAAGTTCATTAAGACTATCTGGAATTAGCACTCCTGCGTTCAGAAAAGCAAAAAGTGGTAGGATAGTTAGGCTGACGGGTTTATCGAGTACACTGCCCCAATGTTGTAATGGTGTTGTCGTCCTGTTGGCGATATGGTGCGTCTGTTCGATTAATTCATGTTGGTTTTCTTGCTCGAGAATGGACCGGTTTGGTTCGTCTAATTCTTCAAATTTGCGCAATATCCGGCGCATTTGACGAATAAATAAACCGGTTTCTGCATAAGGTTTTGTTGGTACAGCCAGAGCGGCTAAAATACCAGCCGTGGTCGCATGGATGCCCGATTGAGAAATTAGCCACCACAGCACGAGGCCGCCAGTGATGTAAAAAAGAGGCTTTCTGATACCCAGCAAATTACCCAATAATAAAACTCCCATGACACCAGCAGCCCATAGCAGAGATTCAGTTTGAAGTTGTTCTGTATAAAATAAGCCGATCACCAGGACTGCGCCTATATCATCAATAATGGCTAGCGCCGACATAATGACAGCTGCAGATCGTGGTGCTCGACTCCCTAGCAGCGCCAATATTCCCAATGCGAAAGCGGTGTCGGTTGCTATTGGAATTCCCCAGCCTTGCATTGCCATATCACCATCAATGCTGGCAACTGCAGCATATATTAGCGCTGGAAAAATCATACCACCAGCAGCCATGCCTAATGCCAGCGACGCGTGACGAATATCCCTGAGGTCTCCTGCCAGGCATTCGCGTTTAATCTCTAAGCCGAGTACAAAGAAAAAAAGCACCATAAAACCGTCGTTAACCCAGTGTTGTAGTGAGTGACTGATGCTCCAGTCATCTAGTGATACGGTCAGTGTTAAATGACTGATGGCTTGATAATGTTCTTGATAAGACGAGTTAGAAAAAAATAGGGCGGCAATGGCAGCCAGCACCAACAGAATTCCTGAGGCTGACTGGCTTTGAAAGAAATTTTCGAAAGGCGTGAGGAGCGTTTGAAGTCCTTG from Oceanicoccus sp. KOV_DT_Chl encodes the following:
- a CDS encoding YdiU family protein, whose protein sequence is MDLTINISFDNSYIQVADTLFSRQLPTAVSQPDLIRINDALANFLSIDPAQLNTPAGIEVLAGNRIAEGSEPIATVYAAHQFGQWNPQLGDGRAILLGEVIGANGLRYDVQLKGSGPTPYSRGGDGRSPLGPVLREYIVSEAMYALGVPTTRSLAAVSSGDTVIREQGLPGAILTRVARSHIRIGTFQFFAAREDWDSVTRLADHVIARHYPDVLSAENPYLALLSAVIQAQAELIARWQSLGFIHGVMNTDNMLVGGETVDYGPCAFMDEYHAGRVYSSIDHNGRYAYGNQPAIAHWNLSWLAQSLLPLIHSDEETAVALVRAELDAFADIYQQYYECMMCQKIGLPVVSEKGNELVSELLALMQAHKMDFTLMFAGLADYLDKSGPAPDSVANLFSLPAELQAWLQEWQYYLQQQSGVGLIAIQQQMRTVNPVYIPRNHLIEEVIQAANSGDLVPFHRLVDRLAHPFDYSIDDQIYALPPRPEQEVARTFCGT
- the nhaA gene encoding Na+/H+ antiporter NhaA; translation: MPNVDVKEHERDHAPLEQGLQTLLTPFENFFQSQSASGILLVLAAIAALFFSNSSYQEHYQAISHLTLTVSLDDWSISHSLQHWVNDGFMVLFFFVLGLEIKRECLAGDLRDIRHASLALGMAAGGMIFPALIYAAVASIDGDMAMQGWGIPIATDTAFALGILALLGSRAPRSAAVIMSALAIIDDIGAVLVIGLFYTEQLQTESLLWAAGVMGVLLLGNLLGIRKPLFYITGGLVLWWLISQSGIHATTAGILAALAVPTKPYAETGLFIRQMRRILRKFEELDEPNRSILEQENQHELIEQTHHIANRTTTPLQHWGSVLDKPVSLTILPLFAFLNAGVLIPDSLNELVTAPVTLGVCLGLVAGKAIGISSFAYLMIKSGFSTLPEGLLFRHIIGLSFLAGIGFTMSLFIAALAFSGQAQLIAQAKIGILIGSLIAGTLGALAFIWVPEGGRENT
- a CDS encoding TonB-dependent receptor domain-containing protein — translated: MRGSGTDRSGKVTVMEDGVLVAPNPYANPEAYYFPTAGRMEGVEILKGTNTLRYGPATVGGAINMITTAIPSELGGTVVTEVGEDGESRIFANVGSGAEEAFGWLLETHQQRGEGFKNIDRSNIDASINKEDYMAKFRIQNDESSARHQRLDLKLSYATEESNMSYLGLSDVDFSADPNRRYGLTEEDKMQNRHVSAVANYFLAVNENIDLHGMVYYNKFHRDWFKIDKINGQGQSDIIADANANNMNAIGILHGDIDSEVNIKHNNRDYISQGVQLDLDVDFTAMGWQHDLNIGSRFHQEEMDRVQPTETWQQINGSLVFESETPVASLTGSNNRFEESDAIALWAVDQIAISENLQLTLAVRFEEWEKDRADIQSDGSKSKRSDKGSEWLPGVGVTYQLNDSWQLLGGVYKGIALAGFSDSEDPDPEESINYEAGFRFAQQNVNAELIAFYNDYSNSVQNCSAQRPCDNGADTGSLQLGEAEVQGIEAVLGYTLSSANLTWPLKATYTYTDTEITKDADGASGKSGGQLAYIPENQLYLGAGVVGVKWDAFISARFTDEACTADACDNQADDSLLMTDSLWVLDFATHYQLNEQAQVYLKVDNLMDEQEIISRSPSGARANKPRTAMIGLKVSF
- a CDS encoding phosphate/phosphite/phosphonate ABC transporter substrate-binding protein; translated protein: MPLTVRCKLLLLFILLHAASAQSQQQAEPPECMQVIRLTLGAIPWTSASLTHLWSKKISRHLDDTSCIELSFKSARNFEQFIEAAIVGDFDIAHVPAHIASYLILHHGFTAIAQGEWDGDTLFVTRLDSTIESIDDSAKAIIAVPDPLALVTLFAKQFYASQPSAIPRYLEFSNHDAVLHALLEGQVDSGVILAPIYNGYSRVIKGKLRILQRVKTNTQGYLIARENIDPLSATAVIDSLSSFDIGTDLLWAKWLPISSNQVAQLHVHYAEYVKIINSKFGH